The following nucleotide sequence is from Roseivirga sp. BDSF3-8.
TTAAAATAGGCCAGTCCGCGAAGGAAATAAGCCTGCCCGAGCAGGCGGTCAGTAAGAGCAGGGTCCAGATCAGGCACGTTGGGTACATTTTCTAATGCCTGATTGGCCCTGTTCACTGTTATGTAATGGCCCGCCCAGAAGATATCCCCACCTTCATCGGCCGGAGGCAGGGTAAAGTTGCTAAGCCCTGTAAGAAAAGCCCAGGGGCTTCGGCTTCCTACTTCGTCGCTACGGCTGTCATTGTATATAGGCGTCATGCGCTGGTACCAGCCGTCTATGATCAGCGTATTATAAATGGCATCTACTGAGGCCACAGCCTGTTCCTCTGTGCTGTAGTATTCATCTGAAGACAATCGGTTAGGGTCCGGTATATCCAGTTTACTATCACAGCCAAGAAAGACTGCAGCCAGAAGGGTATATGTGAATATTCTGAATTTCATCTTTTCTTAAAATTTAAGTTGAACACCGCCCATAGTTGTTCTGGGCCTTGGGAAGGTACCGAAGTCGAATCCCGGCTCAAGGATAGCCGCCTGAAAGTCAGGATTGTATCCTTTGTAAGAACTGAAGGTGTGCACGTTCTGCATCGTTACGTAGATGCGGGCACTCTTGATGTTCAGTCTCTCCAGGAAAGTATCCGGCAGGTTGTATCCAAGTGAAAGGGTGTTAATACGGAAGTAGTCTCCGTCCTGCAGCCAGCCCGGGCGGTTAGAGTTTCTGGCATTCATATTAGGGTCGAGCCAGATCATGCGGGGGATGGTAGTGCTGGGGTTTTCCGGTGTCCAGCGGCCAAGGATATCCTCGTGCCAGTTAGTAAAGCCGGAAGAAAGCATCAGGCCGCGGTACAGGTTACTATTGATTAAGTTACCGCCACTACCGGAGCCAAATATCGTCAGGTCAAAGCCTTTATATCTCGCCGTTATGTTCAGACCATAGTAGTAGGTAGGCAAGCCCTGTCCCAGATACGTACGATCATCGTCAGTGATCACCCCATCAGGCACACCGTCAGGGCCGCTTATGTCTCTGAAACGAATATCGCCGGGTGAGGTGCCGTTCTCCTGGAAAGCGTGGTCTGCTACCTCCTGCTGGTCCTGGAAAATACCATCATATACCCAGCCATAATGCTCACCAATAGAGCGGCCTTCTACGTTATAGGTGCCCACACCAGGAAGAGCTTCACGCGGGCCGAGGTCCAGAATCTCATTGTTCAGGGTATAGAAGTTAGGTGAGATCTCGAATGAGAAGTCGCCGATCTCTTCGCGGTATGTAGCACTCAACTCAATACCGGAGTTACGAATAGAACCTGCGTTCGTCGCCAGACCGGCCAGTGAACCGTTTGACAACGGAATGGGCAGGTCAATAAGGACATCCTCAGACGTATTGGAGTAGTATTCCGCAGTGAATTCCAGCTTGCCCTTAAACAGCATGGCGTCCAGGGCAACGTTACGGGTAGTGCGCGTCTCCCACTTAATGGAGGGGTCCACCAAAATAGTAGTTGCTCCACCAAGTACACGTTGTGAACCAAATTGGTAAGGAATGGCGCGGTTAATGGTGCTCAGGTAGCGGTAGTTACCAATCTCCTGGTTACCCAGCTGACCTATACCACCTCTCAATTTCAATTGATTGATGTACTCGGGTAGCTCAAAGTCATTATGGATCTTCCAGGCAAGTCCTACCGAAGGGAAAGTCTTGTAGCGGTTATCCTCAATGAATTTAGAAGAACCATCACGCCTGATATTCATCGTAATCAGGTAACGGTCGTCATAAGAATAATTTACCCGGCCCAGCAGCGAGAAGATAGCCGACTCCTGTATGTTATCCGTCACGCTGAAATTCTCCGCACTGCCCAGGCTTATCACATAAGGCTTGTCCAGGCCAGTACCGGTAGAAGCCACCTCCCTGAATTCAAACTCCTGGTAGGTTTGCCCGGCTACCACATTCAGCTTATGCTTACCGAACTCCCTGTCGAAATTAATCGTGTTCTCGATCAGGTATGAGTTGTTTGTGCGGTTTGCCACTCTCAGGCTGGCAAGGTTATTAGGAAAGAAGTAGCCAAGGTCATACATCGGCTGAAAAAGCTCATCGGTAATGTCCGTATTGTCATACTGCAAATTCAGCTTGTAGCTAAGGCCATCGATAAACTCATACTGTCCGTAGGCATTAGCTAAAATACGGTTCACCACAATATTATTATCTATCAGCGTATTGTAGCCAGGCACGTTCAGCGTAATGGAGTTATGGATGATCTCATCCGCTCCGCCGAAGCCACCTTCGCGATTGGGGTCGTAAACAGGAATAGTAGGTATGGCCTGCAGCAGGTCATTAACCAGGCCGGGACGACCACCTAAAAGGCCCAGGTCGGGCGTGAACAACAGCGGGTTCTCATCAGAGCGCATCACAAAGATGTTTTCACCCACGGTGAATTTACCAAGCTTTGTTTCCGAGTTTACCCGGAAAGAGTAACGCGTGTAATCGGGGCCTGCCCCTACCAGCGTACCCTCATTGTCCAGGTAGTCCAGTGAGATAAAGTAATTTGTGGCTTCCGTACCTCCGCTGAAGTTAAGGTTGTAGTTCATGATGTGACCATCCTTATAGCCTTCATCCTGCCAGTCAGTATTAATGTCGTCTATGAACTGGGGAGAGTTCGGGTCATTGCCAGGGAGCAGAGGCTGACCCGCATTGGTCAGTAATTCATTAACAATGGTCTGGTAGCCCTGTCTGCCCAGCACCGGTATGCGGTCGGGTACCGTCTGCACACCATAATAAGCATTCAGGCCTACTTCCAGCGCTTTGCCTTTTCTGCCGTCTCTGGTCGTAATGATCACTACACCATTAGCCGCACGGTTACCATATATAGCACCGGCAGTGGCATCCTTTAGTATCTGGATAGATTCGATATCATTAGGATTAATGTCCCTGATGCCTCCGGAGATAGGGAAACCATCCACCACGTACAGCGGCTCGGCACTGGTACCGATACCGAAGGTACTGATACCGCGGATCCGTACCGAAGGAGCAGCGCCCGGCTGCCCGTCACTCGTAATAGACACACCAGCCACGCGGCCCTGCATCATTTGAGTAACATCATTAGAGGCCTGCTTCTGTATCTCTTCCGTATCCACCTGGCTTACGGCACCCGTAAGGTCGGATTTTCTTTGTTCACCATATCCCACTACCACTACCTCCTGCAGGTTTTCCACGTCAGACTCCAGGCCCACATTTATAGTGGTCCGGCTGCTGACAGGTACTTCCTGTGAGACAAATCCTATATAAGAAAAAACAAGCGTAGCGTTGGGGTCAACAGTCAGGCTGTAGTTGCCTGCCATATCGGTAACCGTTCCTTGCGTGGTACCTTTAATAAGTACGTTGGCACCGGGAAGAGGCTCCTCTGTGCCGGCCTCCGTTACCGTTCCTTTTACGGTGGTCTGCCCGTAGCTCATAAAGCTAATGCAGGAGAGCAGCACACCAAAGGTCAGAATCCTCAGAGTGGTAAAGATCTTCATACAGTTTTGGGTTATGTTGTCGCGATGGTTTTTACTAACCATTCACCCTCTAAGTTGAAAAACAGGCCGTTTTCCAGGGTGGACACATGTTTTTTAATGGTGGACAGGTGTGTATTCACCCCCTGAAGCCAATTAAGGCTGAAATATATTGATTTTTTCTTACCCGGATTTGTGTTTTAAAGGGAGGTTTTTTATGAAATAAGGGTTTAAGGAGGTTTCAAACGTTTGAAAAAAGGAGTTTAGAGTGATGGGGACGGGTGGTTTTCCTTTCCCACAATGCATGATCACTTATCGTGACGTCTGTCAGGGAAAAGGAGTTTTGGAGGCTGCTGTTAACTACCCGCCACACACACTACCGCGAGATTAGCGAAGCGTATCTCGTGGTTACCATTTTCGTGAAGTTGTACTTCACCTTGCAGACAATTTCCTGTATGAACAGTCCCTGTAATATTTCTGGCCACCGTTACAGAGTTCCGTGCGATCAACCAATAAATGGCAACCCCACCCCATTCCGGGCGAGATCAACCGCCAAAGGTAGGGGAGCTTTTCAAAGTACCTCTGCCAAATTATACTGCTTTGATACATCCCCCGGACTCAGCCTCTGCTTTTCAAATGATATTCTACGCCTGCCCCCTTCGCATCACTATTAGCTTTTCACACAAGCATTCCGGGCCGAAAGGGGGACTTGGTTCCTGCATTTTTATGGGTGAATAGGTATAAACCCTCACTACCGCGAGATTTGCGAAGCGTATCTCGTGGTTACCATTTTCGTGAAGTTGTACTTCACCTGGCAGACAATTTCCTTTAAGAACAGTCCCTGTAATATTTCTGGCTACCGCTACAAGGCCCACTCAGTGCAACCAACAACCTTCTGCACAGGGAGCTTTTCAAAGTACCTCTGCCAAATTATACTGCTTTGATATATCCCCCGGACTCAGCACCTGCTTTTCAAATGATACTCTACGCCTGCCCCCTTCGCCTTGCCATTAGCTTTTCACCCAAGCATTCCGGACCGGAAGGGGGACTTGTCTCCTGCATTTAAAAAGTAAAAGATATGCTCAGATAAGGGCGGGTTCCGCCAGAAGCCCTACACCCTCACCTTCTGCTCCACAAACTCCTTGGGCGACTGGCCGAAATGCTTTTTGAAGAGGCGGGAGAAGTATTTGGGGTCGTTGTAGCCCGATGCGTAGGCCACTTCGGAGATATTGAGCGTATTTCCTTCCAGCAGGCTTTTTGCCTTCTGCATACGCAGATGGTTAATAAACTCACTGGCAGACTGGTTCGTAAGTGAGGTAAGCTTCTTATGGAGCAAACTACGGCTTATGCCCATCTTTTTCACAAATACACCCACATCAAATGACGGATCCTGCAGGTTCTCATTAACCGTATCAATGGCCGATTCAAGGAACTTCTTGTCCTTGCTGTTGCTCGTTACGCTGTCCGCATCGGAAGAGCTGGCAAACTGCATCCTGAGCTTATTCCGGCCATCAATCAGGTTCTGAATAGTGGCTGCCAGCAGATCAAAGTTAAAGGGCTTGGGCAGGTAGGCATCCGCCCCTATTTCCAGTCCTTCTATCTGGTCTTCCACTGAGCTTTTGGCCGTCAGCAGGATCACCGGTATGTGTGAGGTATCCAGGTGCTGCTTTAGGTGCGTACATAGCTCATGCCCGTTCATCTCCGGCATCATGATGTCACTGATAATAATATCGGGGTCATTTTTACGAGCCAGCTCTGCGCCAATCCGGCCATTGCCTGCCTCCAGGATATTATATTGCTCATTCAGGCGACTGGCCACAAAGGTGCGCAGGTCATTATTGTCTTCTACTATCAGCACCGTACTTCTGCCTTTGCGGTGAGTATAGGCCATAGGCTGCACGGTATGCTCCTTCACAGCATTACCCATCAGTTCATCTTTAAAGAATTCGATCTGCTCCATAATCCCGGGACCCTTCCGGCTGCCATGCTCAATTTCCGAGGGCGTGTAGGCACTTTTTAGGCACGGGAACTGCACCTCGAACACAGAGCCCTGTCCCACATTACTCTCAACAAATATCTCACCGTGATGGGAACGTATGAGCGCTTCGGCCAGAGACAGCCCCACACCGGAGCCACCGATCTCCAGGGTTTTCTCTGAAGCCACCCGGTAGAATCGCTTGAATACCAGCGGTAAATTCTCTTCGCTGATTCCTATACCAGAATCGGAGACTCTCAGGCTTATGATACCGTTTTCCCCCTTAATACCGGTTTCCAGTCTGGCCTCTTCCTTTTTCAGCCCCTGCACCTCAAAGCTGATCCTGCCACCTTCGGGGGTATACTTAAAGGCATTGGAAAGAAGATTATAAAGCACATGCTCCATTTTCTCCTTATCGAACCAGACCTCATCGGGCAAGTCCCGCTCTATATAAGAGTAGCGGATGTTCTTTAACTCTGCCAGGGAACGAAAGGCCTCAAATATCATGTAGCAGAAAGCATTCATATCTTCAGAGGTCACCTTCAGGTCCATCTGCCCGTTTTCCACCTTTCTGAAATCCATGATCTGGTTGATCAGGTGCAGCAGGCGCTGCGCATTATGATTGATCAGGTTTAGCGTGTTTAAAACTTCCTCATTAACCTTCCGGTCTTTGATCAGCTTTTGCAATGGCCCTAATATGAGCGTCAGCGGCGTACGGAACTCATGAGATACATTTGTAAAAAAGCTCATCCTGAGCTGGCTTACCAGCTTCACCTTTTTATTCAGGGCGATAAGTTTGTCGCGCTGCGAGAGTATCTCACGGTTCTGCTGCTCCAGCTTGTCCTTTTGACCGCGGATCAGCGCCTGCTTTGTTTCCAGTTCTTCGTTATTGGTCTTCAACTGGGCCGCCTGGGCAGACAACTCTTCATTCTGATGGTTGATCTGTTCCGTTCTTTCCATCACCTGTTTTTCCAGCAGGATCTTTTGCCGCTTCAGGCTGTAGGTACGCCAGCGGATATAGCCCAGTACCATCCCCGCCAGCAGCAACACGAACAAAATCCTGAACCAGGTAGTGTCCCAGAAGGGAGGCTGGATGTGTATGGCGAGTGAGCGCGCTTCCTGCGTAAAGTCACCATTCGGGTCGGAAGCCTTCACCTTAAAAGTATAATCACCCGGTTTCAGGTTGGTATAACTCGCAAACCGCCTGTCCGAACCAACATAGTGCCAGTCCTTTTCAAAGCCTTCCAGTATGTAGGCATACCGGATCATTTCCGGCTCCTGGAAATCAAGAGTTGTAAACTCGATGGTAAAATTCTTTTCACGGTACGATAGATTCAGCTCTTCTGCCTTCATCGGGCTGGTACCCAGAGCTTCCGTGCCATGGTATTTCCTGCCGGGCGTCACAGTCTCGTTCAGCAGTTTGATATTCGTCAGCACCACCTCAGATTGGGCTGTCTGCTCATTGATCCATGCCGGATAGAAAGCATCCAGCCCCTGCATACCACCAAAATACAGCTTCCCCCGGGCATTTTTAAAACTGGCCGACCAATAGTACTGGTTATTAAGCAGCCCGTTTGAGGTATAGAAGTTTCGGAACTTACTTGTCTCAGGGTCAAAAGAAGACAAGCCGTAATCCGTAGAGAGCCACAGGTTTCCCTCTCCATCCTCTTCCATGGCATACACAATGTTATTACCAAGTCCGTGGCGGGTAGTGTAGTTGGTAAAGGTCTCGCTCTCAGAATTAAATTTATTGATGCCCTGTCCATAGGTACCTACCCACAGGCTGCCCCTGCTGTCCTGAAGCAAAGAGATCACATAATTACCACTCAGACTGTTAGAAGCCTCCTGGCGGTGAGTGTACTGCGCTACTTCGGGCTTGGCTGAGGCCGGATGGCTTACCCGGTACAGCCCCGCCCGTGTGCCTACCCATAAATTACCCTCACTATCTATCAGCAGCGTACCCACTTCACTGATCCGGTCAGGGCCAATGTTAAATTTTCTCTCAAACCGCTCGCCTTCAGTATCATAAAAAATCAGACCTCCCAGCGTTCCTATCCACAGGTTACCCGTATGGTCCTCTGCCACTGATGAGATAAAGGTGCTTTGCGGACCGGGCAGGTATTCCCCCATAAACCGGCGAAACCGGCCCGACTGATCATCTGCCATCAGGTTCAACCCTGCCCCCCACGTACCGGCCCATAGCTTGCCCTTCTGGTCGCGGTGGATTACGGTCACAAAGTTGCTGGAAAGTGAGGTAGTGTCCTCTGGCCGGAAGGTATAGTGCCGGTACTTGCCCGTGGCTTTCACATACTTATTAAGTCCGCCCCCGGCCGTTCCTATCCATATATTTCGATCATCTTCAAAAACCGAATTCACCGTACTATGGCTCAGGCTGTTAGGGTCAGTGATCTTATGCTCAAAATGCTCAAACGTGCTCTGATGGGTATTCAGCAGGTTCAGCCCTCCCCTCTCCGTGCCTATCCAGATGTTTTGGTCCCTGTCCAGTAGCAGGCAGTTTACAAAGTTATTGTTCAGCCCCTGGTCACTGTAGTAGCTCTTAGTATAGTTGCGTAGCAGGCGGCCTTCACTGTCCATCACCCCAATACCCCCAAGTGTAGCTACCAGTAATTGTCCGTTTTCGTTTTCTGCCAGGTCCATCACCGCACTATGTGGCAGCGTGGCAGGATCATTTTCATTATGAAAAAATTGGCTGAAAGTACCGGTTGCCGACTCATACCGGTTGAGTCCCCATTCCGTCCCTATCCACATCGTACTATCACTTGCCTGGTGTAATGCCAGTACCTGGTTAGAGGACAAACCGCCGGGAGCACTTTCTATATAAGTGTATGCCCCGTTCCTGATGATGGTGATACCCTGGTCTGTACCTGCCCAGATACTGCCGTCATAAGCACCAGTAGCCGTATTCAGCACCTGGCCTTTTATTTTACCCCTGAGGGTTTCCGTCGCATACTGCTTCCGGCTCTTCCAGTGACCGCCGCTATCCAGAAATTCTATTACGTACAGACGGCTGTCCGTAATCACCAGCGCAGTAGACCTGCTGAGCGGTTCTATCGCTTTTATCTTTCCTCCGATGCCCTCCTGTCCCGACACCAGCCCTGAGGCCTCTGCAAAACGCTGTTCATCATGCAGGTACACAAACAGGCCTTCGCGCGTACCAGCCCATATATTGCCGAAAGCATCTTCATACAAGGCATGTATGAAGTTATTGATCTGCGCATTCTCATTGTTATACACCTTAAACCCATAGCCGTCGTAGCGGCACAGACCGTTCCAGGTGCCCACCCATAAAAAGCCCTGCCTGTCCTGCAGGATACAGTCCACCATATTCTGCGAAAGGCCGTCTTCAATGGTCAGGTATTGAAACTTCATACTCCTGTTCTGCCCAAAAACGACTGCAGCAGTAAGCCAGAGGGCCATAACAGGAAGTATATAAGCGGATTTTTTCATATGTTCTGCAGGACTATGGCGTCAATTACCACCCTCTATGGTAGCTTGGGCAACAGCCATTCACTAGTTTTGTCCGGTTTTATCTATTTTGGTGAATTAGACGAAGATATTAAAAAATAAGTGTACTTTGTACATTATTCAATACATAATGTAAGGCTTTTCACAAGCAATTGCAATCGTTTGAATAGGACTTGAAAAAAACATTAGCCCTTAATGACGCAACCAAACTACAGTGAAGAAGCCAGAATGTTGGTAGCAGTTGACTGCACCATATTCGGCTTTGATGAAGAAGAATTAAAACTGCTCCTCGTAAAAAGAAGCTTTGAACCTGAAAAAGATAAATGGTCACTTATGGGTGGCTTTTTAAGGGATCAGGAAACATCCGATGAGGCCGCAGAACGGGTCCTGCACGACCTCACTGGCCTTCAGCAGGTATTTATGGAACAGGTACATACCTTTACAAAACCCGAGCGTGATCCGGGCGAGCGCACGGTATCCATTGCTTACTATGCCCTTATCAATATCAAGGACCATGACACCGAATTAAGCGAACAGCACGACGCCCAGTGGTTTAGCCTCAAAGACCTGCCCCCTCTTATTTTTGACCACTCCCAGATGGTGCATAAAGCTATCCTCAAGCTCAGGCAGAAGACCTCCACCCAACCCGTAGGCCGCGAACTCCTTCCCCAGAAGTTTACCATGCGCCAGCTCCAGCGTCTGTATGAAGCTATCTACGATGAGGAATTCGACAAGCGTAATTTCACCAAGCGCATCACCCTGACGAATATCCTCAAAAAACTTGATGAAAAAGACATGAGTTCCAGCCGCAAAGGCGCCTATTTATATGAATTCGACCTCGAAAAGGACGGCCATGCCCATAGCTATTCGTTTAATGTATGAGATAACCTGAAGACATTTATCTGGATTAGTACTATTTAACAAGCTTACCAAACCCCTACTCATGAACACCCGCCATACCCCCCTGCTACTTATTACCAGCATTCTCTTAGCCTTTACCCTCGGTACGTCATGCCAGAGCAGTGAAGCCAACCAGGAACAAAAGAAAGGCACTACCTACCACCTATATTTTGCAGGTGGCCAGTCTAACATGGAGGGATACGGCTACACACAGGATTTGCCAGAAGAGTATAGGGATCCTCAGCCAAATGTCATCATCTACAATGGCACTCCCCTGCCGGATGATAACGCGGTAAGCGGTAACGATAAATGGATGCCTCTGGCGCCGGGGCTTGGTGTAGGTTATAAGGCCACCAAAGATTCTGTACAGCTATCCGATCGTTTCGGTCCCGAGTTAAGCTTTGGTAAGCGCATGGCGGAACTGACCGGTGAGAACATCGCCATTATCAAATACGCCAAAGGAGGCTCTTCTATTGCACTCGGTGGCTCACCCTGGGGCACCTGGGGCAAAGACTACCAGGACAGTACCACCATTAACCAGTGGGACCATTTTGAAAACACCGTTCGCCTGGCCATGCAGCAAAAGGATCTCGATAATGATGGCATACAGGACACCCTCATCCCTTCCGGCATAATCTGGATGCAGGGGGAAGCAGACGCCACCCGTGAAGCGGCCTCTGCTTCCTATTATGAAAACCTCTCTACGCTGATGAACCAGATCACGGCTGAGTTTGGCGTGGAGGAGCTACCCATTGTCCTGTGCCGCATAGAAGAATCAGGAAAGACCCCCGAAGACATACTCATGCCCCACATACAGGCTGTATACGATGCGCAGGAGAAGTTTGCTCAGGAGCACGCTCACGTGAGCCTCATACGGCTGGACCAGCCCGTTAACTTTCTGGAAGACAAGTGGCACTACGAAAGCCCCCACTACATCGAAATGGGTAATAAGTTCGCCAACGCCATGACTGAACTGCAGTAACAGCCGGATGGATTAGGACTTGGGTACATATGGTCTGTCCTCCGGTATTCAGGCCAGAGCTGGCTAAAACTAACCTGACTTTACTCTATTAAAGACTTTAAGGTCTGTTACTGTTAAAGTCTTTGACTACCTTTTGGGTAATGGTAATATTGCCTCTTAAGAGCGTAGTACGGCAGCATATTTAATTAACAGCAAGCCTGTTGCTTCATATCCATTAGGGCTTCCCGCTATAAAACCCTACATTAATGCAAGAATTTCGATTTTTTAAAGCTTAATAGGCTTGTAGCTTAACACCTTATCAACCACTTCTTCTACTAGTGGATTATAATCTGTAAGGTAACATTATACTTTCTTGCATTATAATTTTCTGGGTAGTAAAATAAATTAGCCTCTTTAGGATGAGGAACATTGTCGCTAAACAGTTTGTACATCTTATCCTGTTTCTCTTCTGTCTCCTCACAGTCATTCTTACTATCTCTCGTAAACAAATAAATTATTCTGAGGGGCACTGCGAACATACAGCCTATTATCGACGGGGATAGGATATTCTTCAGTACTCATTGTGTTACCTTCCGGCAACTGCTGTACTTCCTCTATCTTTAAAGTTTTTGTATTTAACACCCCAAACTTTCCTTTAATGGCGTGCTTAAAATAGATATGGCTGTTTGATACATTAAATCGGTGTTCACAATTAATATCAACCCTCTCGAACTCTTTCTGTAAATCTGCTTCTTGCTCAATCTCTCCAGATTCAGCATTTAGCACTCTGTATTGACCATAAAACTCAATATTGTAAAGCTTACCGTTATGTAGCTCAAAATTGCTATAGCCCTGATGACGCCATTTTACCTTACCAGTCTGCAAATCCAAGCCTACTAAATAGCGCTCATTCCTACTTAAATCGTCAATTTTGACAATTATGGTATTATCTGTATTATCTATCTGTTTATGACCAACTTTTACAGGGACTCCTAAGTGCCTATCAATATAAAATTCCCAAACTGGATCTGACTCAAATGCCTTATATAAATTAATTTGTCCTTTTTTAACGGATAAATAGTTATCTCTACCTGCGAGTTTATAAACGTTATTTATACCCAATGGAGGAGTAAATACATCTAATATCTTCTCGCTTTTCACATCGAAAAGAACATATACCTTTTTTTTATCTAAAGTTGCAATACATAAAAATTCATCCCTTGTTTTAAAGTATCCATCAAAGTGGAAAGTAGCTTCAAAGTGCTCTGACAAGGCATTTCCATTACCTAAGTTCAAAACCTCAGTCCGTTGCTCTTTCCCTGTTGTCGTTAAGTAAATTTTATCTCCTAATATTTGGTATGAATAATAGTCGTTTGCATGACTCCAAAGTTCACTAAAATCAGTAGAAGACAATTTTCTTATTGCACGTACTCCATTCTCTTCCTGTAAAAGGAATAGCCATAAATTTGACTCTAGACTAAACTTCAAAACCCCTGAAAATTCTTTAATTAGATTCATAGCTACCTCAATCTACCAGTTTAAAAATCTGTTCAAAATTATCTAGATCATCTAAATAATCAATCAAACCATCTACTTTGTCCAAATCGTCCAATAAAGGATTATCAGTTATGCCTTTTAATTTTTCAAGATTCAACTTTGAAAGCTCCGTTCTACCTGGTGTAGATGAAAATGCATTTATAACTTGGGTTTTCAGTTCAGACAGATTATTAAATCCGTTTCCATCAACACCTTTTTTGAAAAAATAAGCAAACTCACCTATATTTTTATTTGTCAAATACCCTGAAAACTGTTTTGAAAAAGAACTAAATCTATTGGCTGGTATAGATCGCCAGTTCTTAAATTCATTAAATACATTTTTAAAAACGCCCTTATCGGTAATTACGTCTACTATAATATCTCCAATATCATCTACTTGGCTGGGTATGGTAGATTCAAACTTCACTATTGTACCCAATTCATCAGCGTTATACTTTAATGTTTTCAAGACAAATGACCCTCCAGCCATTTTGCCACCACTCTCACTCAGTTCTTTTATAAACTCCTTTGCCCCTGGCTTATCAGAGAAGTTGACAAGAAAATGGTCAAGCTCGTCCATTAAGTCACCCATTCCAGACATTCTCTTCCCTACAATACTCGCGCTTTCACCATGAAGCTTGACGATTTGCTCAACCAATTCTTCTTTATTAGTAATATTTCGTTTCGCTGTGATTACAGGAAGAAAATCATCTAATTTAGTATTTTGTAATACTTTATTGAGTTTAGTTAATACATCTGGATCAACTTTCAGGGCTGTTCTACCAGCATCATGCAATAACTTCCACGCCTCAACCACCCCCGGATCGGTATTCGCAAGATCGAAAAATTTCTCAGCAAATGCCGGGTTACTGGCCAGGTCGTCTTCAAGCTTCAGGTAGACAGCTTCGTCCCATCGGCTTACGGTGCTTAGTGCCTCCTCATGGAGCTGGCTCAGGAAGGGTAACTCACCGGGAAACCTTCTGCCACTGAGCGCTGCCTTGAGGGCGGCGGCCAGTTCTCTTTCTTCAAGACTCTGCAGTTCTGCGAAGGCTTCACGGCTGATCACGCCTTCGTCTGCATACTTCTGGCCCAGCTTGAGCAGAGCTCTCCTGCCCAGTTGTTCCCCGCCTTCTTCGAGTCCGTTTTTGGTGATGAGAACCACCAGGGCGGATACCGAGGCCTTGGCAATGACCACGCCCTCGGGACCAATGACCAGTACACCGACGGAGTAGCCGCCTGCCTGGACTACATCACCTCTGAACAGGGAATAGCCCAGCCCTACTCCATCAGCGATAAAGTCAAGTCCGAAGCATCCCAGCGCTACTGAAGCTCCGTCTATGGAGTTATAGACGGTTTGGTCGTACTGCTTCAGTATATAGTCGGTCTTGTCGGTGAAAGCCCAGGCATCTTCCCAGTCTATGGTACTGAGATCTTCATCGCTATAGGCCAGCCTCTCCCGCAGGTCATTGAACG
It contains:
- a CDS encoding SusC/RagA family TonB-linked outer membrane protein, with the translated sequence MKIFTTLRILTFGVLLSCISFMSYGQTTVKGTVTEAGTEEPLPGANVLIKGTTQGTVTDMAGNYSLTVDPNATLVFSYIGFVSQEVPVSSRTTINVGLESDVENLQEVVVVGYGEQRKSDLTGAVSQVDTEEIQKQASNDVTQMMQGRVAGVSITSDGQPGAAPSVRIRGISTFGIGTSAEPLYVVDGFPISGGIRDINPNDIESIQILKDATAGAIYGNRAANGVVIITTRDGRKGKALEVGLNAYYGVQTVPDRIPVLGRQGYQTIVNELLTNAGQPLLPGNDPNSPQFIDDINTDWQDEGYKDGHIMNYNLNFSGGTEATNYFISLDYLDNEGTLVGAGPDYTRYSFRVNSETKLGKFTVGENIFVMRSDENPLLFTPDLGLLGGRPGLVNDLLQAIPTIPVYDPNREGGFGGADEIIHNSITLNVPGYNTLIDNNIVVNRILANAYGQYEFIDGLSYKLNLQYDNTDITDELFQPMYDLGYFFPNNLASLRVANRTNNSYLIENTINFDREFGKHKLNVVAGQTYQEFEFREVASTGTGLDKPYVISLGSAENFSVTDNIQESAIFSLLGRVNYSYDDRYLITMNIRRDGSSKFIEDNRYKTFPSVGLAWKIHNDFELPEYINQLKLRGGIGQLGNQEIGNYRYLSTINRAIPYQFGSQRVLGGATTILVDPSIKWETRTTRNVALDAMLFKGKLEFTAEYYSNTSEDVLIDLPIPLSNGSLAGLATNAGSIRNSGIELSATYREEIGDFSFEISPNFYTLNNEILDLGPREALPGVGTYNVEGRSIGEHYGWVYDGIFQDQQEVADHAFQENGTSPGDIRFRDISGPDGVPDGVITDDDRTYLGQGLPTYYYGLNITARYKGFDLTIFGSGSGGNLINSNLYRGLMLSSGFTNWHEDILGRWTPENPSTTIPRMIWLDPNMNARNSNRPGWLQDGDYFRINTLSLGYNLPDTFLERLNIKSARIYVTMQNVHTFSSYKGYNPDFQAAILEPGFDFGTFPRPRTTMGGVQLKF